The Chitinophaga sp. Cy-1792 genome contains the following window.
CGCTGGCAGCCGGCCACTGCTGCCTTCAGGGAATAGATAGTATCCGGGAAAGAAACCGGCCCCTGAAAGTTTTTCCCAATCCGGTACAGTCACACTGGACAGTACAGGGATTGAAGGCAATCCAGCAGATGGCCCTGTATTCCATCGGCGGACAGCTGCTGAAATACTGGACACCCAACAGCAAACAGGCTGCCATGAGTACTCCTGAACTGGTAAACGGAACTTATCTCCTGAGGGTATCCTTCGCAGATGGTACCAGTGCCAGCCAAATCATTCTCAAGCAATAACCCTGATCACATGCATATGAAACAGATCATCTACCTCATTCACCGAACCATCGCCTCCTGCGGGAGGCCATGGCTGGTGTTACTACTGTTAGTGTTGCAGTTCGTGGCCATTAAAAGCCAGGCCCAGAATCTCTCCAATAAGGGTAAGGAATTCTGGGTTGGCTACGGACTTCACCAGTACATGGAGCCAGGTCAGGCCAATGATCAGCAAATGGTGCTGTACCTGAGCGCTGATAAGCCCGCCAACGTAACCGTATCTTATGGACCTACCTACTCCAAAACCTATAGTATCCCCGCCAATACTGTGATCGCCTCCGATCTTATCCAGAAAGCGGGTGTAAACGATGCCAGGCTGTATTCACCGCCACCGGCTTTCGGTGGTACCGGTGGAGAAGGTACTTTCGTTAATAAGGCCATCCATATCGTCAGCGATGTGCCTATCGTTGCCTATGCGCATATTTATGCCACTGCCTCCTCAGGCGCTACCATGCTCATGCCCGTGGAAACATGGGGATACTCCTATATTTCTGTGAATAGCCAGCAGTACTACGGTAATAACTGCTTCTCCTACATGTTTGCTATAGCCAAAGAGAATAATACGGTGATTGAAATTACACCTGCAGTACCTACTCGTAACGGCCGCCTGCCAGGCGTACCATTTACCGTGACACTGAACAAAGGAGAGCTCTATCAGCTGGTAGGACAACTGGATGGCGGTCCTAACAGCTCCAAAGGGTATGAACTCACCGGAACCACTATTAAATCTGTTGCCAACGCCAATGGCGAATGTTTTCCGATAGCTGTATTCTCCGGCAGCAGCCGTACCGCTATCGGTTGTGGTACAAACGGATCCAGCGGTGATAACGATATCCAGCAGGTCTTTGGTTACGAAACATGGGGTAAACGCTATCTGACGGCTCCTACCGCAGTAGATAATAACCCGATGGGACGCCAGAATAATATCTATAAAATCGTTGTAAAAGATCCTGCTGCCAATGTTTATAAAAATGGGGTGCTTTTCCCTAAAACTGCCTTACTACGCAATTCTTACTATGAATATGTTAGTAATACGGGAGATTATATAGAGTCTGATAAACCGGTGCTGGTAGCCCAGTATATGTCGTCTGCAGGTTCCTGCAACAATACAGGCGGCCTTGGCGACCCGGAAATGGTATATATCAGCCCGATTGAACAGGCGATTAATTCTGCAGGGTTCTACCGGAATACCATGTGGGGTATCACGGTAAATTATCTCGCCCTGGTACTGCCTAAAGATGGACTGAAATCCTTATTGGTAGATGGCTCCAATACCATGGATTATGTCTACGACCATCCCAACCGCGCGGGATTCTCTATCGCTATCAAGCGCTGGGGCGCCACCACCGGGCAGTCGAGGGTAACCTGCGATTCCGCCTTTGTCGGAACGGTATACGGCCTGGGTTCTGTGGAAAGCTACGCCTATAACGTGGGCACACTGGTCAATAACCTCAATGCCGTAGGGGCCATACACAACCAATACGATACTTCAAAAACACAGAATGATTTTACCTGTACAAATACACCGGTAGAACTGTCGATACTGATGGCCTACCAACCTACCAAAATGGTATGGAAACTCAGCACCCTGGCAGGTGTCATGACCCCTGCCGCAGACGTTACCGACCTGGCGCCTGTTACAAAAGGACAGGTAATGGTAAAAGGTATTCCCTACTATAAATATACCCTTCCCGGCACCTACACCTTCAATACACCGGGAAGCTATGATATCACGGTATTATCTACGCACCCCAGTATTGAAAACTGTAACAATACAGAGCGCGTAGGGTATACCATCGAAGTAAAGAATACACCTGGTAAGAAGCTTACCATTGATTATTCCGGATGTACACTTGATACCATTACGTTAAGGGGAGATACCAGTATAGCAGATAATAAAAAACACCGCTGGTACTGGACCTATCCGGGTAATGTGAAAGATAGTGGTCAGACGGTTTATAAATTGTTCCCCGCAGGTACTTCAAATGTAAAACTACTGGCCATCAGTGGCGACGGATGTCTGGCAGATACCGCATTTGACATTACGGCCTATCCTAAACCCACTGCCAGCTTCAGCGCTGATGTTACAGCGCTGTGTGCTGGTGGCAATGTGAAATTTACCGATAACTCTACCTTCAACGGCAGCAAGCCAATAGGGCAGTGGTACTATAGTTACGGCAATACCACGCTGAAAGACAGTACCGGCCTGCCGCTATCACAACCATTTAACACGCCGGGTACCACTACGGTAAAACATGTGGTCAAAGTAAGTGAGCAGTGCGTCAGCGATACGGTGACAACACAGGTTAGCGTATATGCGATACCGGTAGCGGCGTTCAGCTCACCTACAGCTTGTATCGCCGCCGATGGTATCGTACAGTTTACCGGCACGCCTACCATCAGTGATAATACAGTTATCACTACACATGCCTGGAATTTCGGTGATGCAGCTGCCACACCAGCGAATCCGAATACCGCCGCAGTGCAGAGTCCTGCGCATACCTACGGCAGCGCGGGCACCTATACAATCAGGTATTCCGTTACTACCGATAAGGGCTGTACGAAAGATTCTGTACTGACGACAAAATTCAAATTCAAGCCTAAGCTGAGCTTTGCTGCACTGACACCTGTATGCCAGAACATTACAGGAACGCTGAAAATTGATAAGGCTGCTGTGCTCAACGGGGTAACAGGTACAGGCGTTTATAAAGGCGCCGGCGTAGATGCTGCCGGTAACCTGACACCTGCCAACGCCACCGTAGGCACCAATACCATCTGGTATGTATTTAATACAACGGATGGCTGTGCCGACTCCATTTCCAGCAGTATTGTCATCAATCCAAAGCCACTGGCCTCCTTTGCGGCATTGCCTGCATGCCTGGGCGCCGCAGTGACAGTTTCGCCTGCCAATCAACCGGGAGTTGCCAGCTACAACTGGAACTTCGGTAATGGTAACACCGCATCATACACCAATGCCAATCAATTCGCTGTTAATTATACCAAAGACTCCACCTGGCAGATTGCCCTGGCAACTACCAGCAACATGGGCTGTATCAGTGATACCTTCAAACAGACAGTTACCGTATATCCGTTACCGGTAGCCGGATTTACCAGTCCGCAGAAAGTATGTATGCCGGATGGTACTGCTGCCTTCACCAATAATTCTACGTTGAAAGGTAATGGTAACCTCAGCTACGCCTGGAACTTCGGCGAAGCCGGCGGGACATCTTCGGATAAGGATCCTGTCTATCATTATAAAAACTTCGGCCCGGTAAACGTATCCCTCACCGCTACTTCTGATATGGGTTGTGCCAACAGCATAACGCAGCTGTTCAGCGGGTTCTTCGGACAACCACAGGCTGCCTTTGCAGTTGCTCCCGATACTTTATGTCAGGGTACGGATAATGTTTTCACAGATAAGAGTACCGACAATACCAGCAATATAACTTCCTGGAGCTGGCAGTTTGGCGATGGTACTACCTCTTCTACCCAAAACCCGACGAAAAAATATACGGACCCCGGAGAATATGGTGTACAGCTGCTGGTAGAAAATGCGGCCGGTTGTAAATCCGCACCATTCAACAGCACGGTGATCGTATACCTGCAACCGGTGATAGATGCAGGGCCTTCGTTTACAGTTACCCAGGGTACGCTGATCCATTTTCAGCCTACGGCCAATGACTCTGTGAACCTGCTGTTCCGCTGGGAGCCGGCAGCTGATTTTCCAAACCCTAACAGCTTCGCGCCACAGCTGGTAGCCATGAAAGATGGAGAATATACGCTCACGGCTATAGGAAAACATAACTGCTCTGCCTCCGATAAGCTAATCGTGAAAGTGCTCAAGCCGGTGACACCACCAACTGCATTCTCACCAAACGGCGATGGTATCAACGATACCTGGATCATTAAAAACCTGAGCGACTATCCCGGTGCTACCGTAGAGGTGTTTAACCGCTATGGTGCAAAAGTATTCTCCAGTAACGGCTATAATACGCCATGGGATGGTACTTCCAAAGGTGGAATGCTGCCGCTGGGAACATATTACTATGTCATCCGGCTGAAGAATGGATTCCAGCCGCTGACAGGCTATGTGGCGATTCTGAAATAACACACTAACACTAATAAATACTGAGTAAATGAGAAAGAATTTTGCTGTATTGTTCATGCTGTTAAGCGCCATCTTTGCCGGTAACCGGCTGATGGCGCAGACAGACCCGCACTTCTCCCAATACTACGTATATCCCTCCTGGTTAAACCCGGCATTGACAGGTGCGTTTGATGGCGACTACCGCATAGCGGCCATCTATCGTACACAATGGGGAAATATCAGTCCGTTCAAAACTTATGGTATTGCTGCTGAAGTGCCTACCAATAAAAGTATCAACCTGGGTGCCAGTGTGCTTAACCAGGCTGCCGGCGATGCGGGATACAATTATACCACCGGCTATATCAGCGCAGCCTATACCGGTGTTAAGCTGGATGCCAGCCACTATCATCAGCTGACCTTCGGGTTGCAGGCAGGCTTCATGCAACGTAAGTTTGATCCTTCCAAGTTCAGCTACGGCGAACAATGGAACCCCATCACAGGCTATAACCCTTCTAATCCATATACAGACGGCGTTTCCCGTACCAGCGCAGGTTCTTTTGATGCCGGCGCCGGTGTGCTCTACTATGACGGCACACCCGGAAAAGCCTACAATATCTACGGTGGCGTATCTGTAATGCACCTCACCAAACCTACAGATCAGTTCAGCGCCAACGGCGACGCACATATTCCCATGCGCTTTACGGCACATGCAGGTGTGAAGCTCAATATTGACGACCGTTTCTCCGTAACACCAAACGTATTGTACCTGCAGCAGGGATCGGCATCTGAGAAGATGCTGGGCGCCTATGCACAGTATAACGCAGCACTGGAAACAGATGTTCTGCTGGGCCTGAACTATCGTATACAGGATGCTTTTACTACGCATGTTGGTTTCCTGCACAAGAATATGATGCTGGGGGTGAGCTATGATATCAATACTTCTGATCTGTCGAAGATGGCCAGGGGTTCCAACAGCTTTGAAATCTCCCTCACCTTCATCGGAAGAAAGAAAGTACGTACACCGGGAGTAGATTTTGTTTGTCCACGATTGTAATCAGCCTTAATCATGAAGAAAATAATTTTTACTACTGCAACAGCCCTGTTAATGGCCATCACGGCCCAGGCGCAGCTGGCATATAATTATCTGCGTGCTGCGGATGATTATTATAAAAAGAATGACTATAACTCTGCGGCTACCTATTACGAGAAATACCTCTCTGTAAAAGGAAAGGCTATCCGTAAGGAGTCCTACAAACCATATGTGGCCGTATCTGCGACGGCAGTAAAACCTGCGGCCAATAAGGTGAGCAATGAACAGGAAGCTACCTTTCGGCTGGCAGAGAGTTACAGGCTACTGCACAATTACGAAAGGGCAACGCCTTATTACGCCAGCGTAATGGAAACCAGCCTGGAAAGTTATCCGCTGTCTGCCTACTATTACGCCGTTTCATTAAGGGCGCTGGGCAAGTATGAACTGGCCGGACAGGTATTTCGCCAGTTCCTGGAGAGATATAAAGCAGATGATAACTTCACCACATCTGCCAACAGGGAAGTGGCCAACCTGGATTTTATTATTAAAGAGAATAATAGAAAAGACCTGCATCTTTTTAAGATGATCAAAGCGCCTGCCGACCTGAACACTACCGGCGCCAGCTATGCACCGCTGTGGCTGACTTCAGGAACGCTGCTGTTTACCTCCACCAGGCCTCTGGAAAGCGCACATAACGGCACTTATATTAACCGCATCTATACGGCAGACTATGAAGCCGGAGAAACGAAAAATATCCAGCTCTTTAAACTGGAACAACCAGGAGATATACATCAGGGTACTACGGCTATCTCTCCCGATGGACAAAAACTATATCTCACCCGCTGGCACATCGATCATGGGCAAAAAATCGCTGCTATCTGGGTATCAGAAAAAAATAATGATACCTGGAGCGCACCGGTTGAGTTAGATAGTATGGTAAACATACCCGGCGCAAACGCCCAGCAGCCCTTCGTTACCGGAGACGGGAAATACCTGCTGTTTTCCAGTGACAGGCCCGGTGGTTACGGCGCTTTCGATTTATGGTATGCTACCCTCGATGCCAGTGGTAAACCCGTTGCTGTCGCCAATATGGGGGAGACAATCAATACCGCAGCCAATGAACAGGCGCCTTTCTACCACAGTACCACCGGCACGCTGGTGTTTTCTTCCGATGGGAGAGTAGGGATGGGCGGATATGATTTCTTCAGCAGCAAAGGCACACCCGGTAACTGGAAAGCTCCGGTGAATATGGGTGCTCCGGTGAACTCCGTAAAAGATGATATCTATTTCGGCAGCAGAAGCAATAACCGTAATCTCCTCGATGATGTGCTGATAGGAACAGACAGGGATGCGGCCTGTTGCCTGGAATTGTTCTTCCTGCATAAAGACCGTGCACCGCGTCAGTTAAGTGGTTCCGTGGTTTCCTGCGATGGCGGACAACCTGTGCCAGGAGCTACCGTCGTTATCAGGGATGCGGCGCATACGGTGCTGGCCACCTTAACTACCGGCAGCGATGGCCGCTATGCCTTTACATTACCGGAATATCAGCCACTGGATATGCAGGCTAACGCTACCGGCTATACGGAAGGTAACGGGCAGGTACAAACGCCGGAAGATCCGGATGTGGAAACCGCTGTAAATCCTGTGATCTGCATGACGCCACTGGTGACGCCACCTGCGGCTGTTGTAATGGATAACGTATACTACGATTTCGATAAGGCTTCGTTGCAGGAAGCATCGTTTGCATCGCTGGATAAACTGGTGCAGATGCTGAAGGAACATGCCACCATGGAGATAGAGCTGGGGGCACATACAGATAGCAAGGGTAGTGATAGGCACAACCAGCGCCTCTCTGAAGCACGTGCCAGGAGCGTAGTGGATTACCTGGTCAGCAAAGGTATTGACCCTGCAAGGCTTACCTGGAAAGGCTTTGGTGCCAGTCAGCCAGTGGCGCCAAACACTCTGTCTGACGGCAGCGATAATCCGGAAGGACGCCAGCTCAACAGGAGAACCACCTTTACGGTGCTGAAGCAATAACCCATCACCTAAATCTAAAGTCACATGAAAAAGATTGTGTTTACAGGCATGCTGCTATTGAGTATGGTTGTTGTGTCTGCACAGCAGCTGCCCCACTACACGCAGTATATCATGAACCCTTTTATTATCAATCCTGCACTGGCAGGCATTGAAAATTACTGGGATCTGCGACTGAGCCACCGGCATCAATGGGCAGGCCTCAACGGCGCCCCCGTGACTACTTATATGACTATTCAGGGCCCGCTGCGTAAGTCGGACTATGCACAGGCATCGCCTACCGGCTTCGATCCGGAAGGAGAGAACCCCCGTGGCCGTGGCTACTGGCAGGATTATACCACCCCGCCACCACATCCCGGCGCCGGACTTACCATCCTCAACGACCAGGCTGGCCCTATCAACCGCTTTTCCATCACCGGTGCCTATGCACATCATATCAACCTGTCGCCACGCACCAGTATCAGCGCCGGTATAGGACTGGGTATGCAGCAGATATCCATCGATACCAGGAAAGTAGAATTCTATGATCCGAATGATCCGGTACTCGGTACCTCAGGGATTATCAACCGCTGGCGCCCGGATGTAAGTTTCGGGCTGTGGCTCTATTCCGCCGATTTCTTCATCGGCGCTGCTGCGCAGAACATCGTGCCGCAGAAAGTAGGCTTCACCAACGGTAAGGTGGCCGGGGATTCTGTCTACGGCGGAAAACTGATACCTCACCTGTTTATGACTACCGGCTACCGGTTATGGATAAACGATGACCTGACCGTACTGCCATCGGTAATGGTGCGGATGATTACTGCCGCACCAATCAGCTTTGATGTCAATGCCCGCTTTATGTACCGCGACCGCTTCTGGTTCGGGGCATCCTACAGGATACAGGATGGCGTGGCCGGTATGTTTGGGGTAAATATCAATTCCCTGATCAATATCGGTTATTCCTATGATTACTCAACATCCTCGCTGAATACCGTCAGTAAAGGATCTCATGAGATTATGATCGGATTTTTACTGGGAAATAAGTATGGAGATACCTGCCCCAGAAATGTATGGTAAGAGAATTTAATCAACCAATAAACAAATCAAATCAAACAAAAAACAAAAGATCAATTATGAAAAAGTTCAAAAACTTTATGCCCTATGCCCTGCTGCTGTCTGCTATCCTGTTTGTTGTTGCCTGTGGCAAAGATGGTGCTGTAGGTCCTGCCGGCCCTGCCGGAGCAGATGGTAAAACCGGTGCACAGGGTCCTGCCGGATCTCAAGGTAGTAAAGGTGATACCGGAACTGCAAATGTTATCTATTCTGCATGGCTCGATCAGGCTTTTGCACCATTTACAGATACCGCAGCAAATGGTCGTGTAGATACCACCGGCTGGTACTCCGTAATTCAGGCATCCAGACTCACAGCAGCCATGCTGGGTAAATGCGATGTACATGTATACATGAACGTGAATACACCTACCCAACCGGTAATTGTATCACTTCCAAATTACGACTACTTCAATATTGGCTTCGACCTGCGTGTAGGCGGCATCGTTATGCAGTCCAGCATCAAGGCAAGCACTTTCACCTACCAGGGTGAAAAAGTATTGCAGTACCGTTACATCATTATCCCTGGTGCAGTTGCAGCCCGTGGTGCCATCGACTGGAATAATTATGAACAGGCTAAAGCCTACCTCAAACTTGTGGACTAAACAACAAATAACATCTTGAAACAAAGGTCCCTCTTTCCAGGGGGACCAGCATTTTTCCCGACAATTATTTTGAAAAGTTTAAAGCTTGTTAATGGTGTATGGAGAAATATAATCACCTTTCGGATCAGGAGTTAGTCCGAATGTATCTCGCAGGCAATAACCCGGCCTTTACTGCTTTGGTGCTAAGACATAAAGACAGGATCTTTACTACTATTGTACTGCTGGTTCGCGACAAAGCGCTCGCGGAAGACTTTTTTCAGGAGGTATTCATTAAGATTATCAATGCCCTGAAATCCGGACAGTATACGGAAAACAACCGTTTTTGTCCATGGGTGATTCGTATCGCCCACAATTTTTGTATCAGCCATTTTCGTAAGGCTGAAACCCGCAACAAGATCTTTATCCGCTTTAACGATGCAATCGGTGATAGTAGTCACTATACCGACTTTGGCCCCGAGCAGAAGCTGATAAACACAGAGCGTTACCGCGAAATAGAAGAGATGCTGGACCGGCTGCCCGCCTCTCAGCGGGAGGCGCTGATACTGCGTTACTATGCCGGGCTCAATTACAGGGAAATGGCACAAACAGTAGGTATTAGCATTAATACCGCGTTGGGTCGTGTCCGTTATGCCCTCATGAACATCAGGAAACAAATGGCTACCGAAGAAGTAGCCGTATGCTAAGAGAAAATTATCTGTCAGGATGATTGGCTGATATATAAACAGGGGATTAACTAAAGAGGTGTAGATTGCTTTTTAGTTGGTCCCCTTTGTTACTTGATAACCTCCTCACGATAGCTTATATTACGGCAAATTACACCGTATTGAAGCCTGTATTATTATCATTGCTCTTGTTGATGGCCAGCCGCCATGCCAGCGCCCAGATGGATTTTGCCGTAGTGGCAGATAAAGATGGTTATGTCAATGTCAGACAGCGGCCAGGTGCAGATAAACCTGTAAAAGATAAACTGTACAATGGTGATGTGGTATTTGTAATGGGAGGCGAAGGTAATAGCGATTGGTGGGAAATAGACTATTCCCGTAAAAAAGATGATAACGGTAACGGCTATGTGCATAAATCGAGATTGAAAATGATTGCCGGTATGCCCGCAGGTAAGGCT
Protein-coding sequences here:
- a CDS encoding T9SS type A sorting domain-containing protein, whose protein sequence is MKRILLIIISVWLFSAPALAAGHCCLQGIDSIRERNRPLKVFPNPVQSHWTVQGLKAIQQMALYSIGGQLLKYWTPNSKQAAMSTPELVNGTYLLRVSFADGTSASQIILKQ
- a CDS encoding PKD domain-containing protein, with amino-acid sequence MKQIIYLIHRTIASCGRPWLVLLLLVLQFVAIKSQAQNLSNKGKEFWVGYGLHQYMEPGQANDQQMVLYLSADKPANVTVSYGPTYSKTYSIPANTVIASDLIQKAGVNDARLYSPPPAFGGTGGEGTFVNKAIHIVSDVPIVAYAHIYATASSGATMLMPVETWGYSYISVNSQQYYGNNCFSYMFAIAKENNTVIEITPAVPTRNGRLPGVPFTVTLNKGELYQLVGQLDGGPNSSKGYELTGTTIKSVANANGECFPIAVFSGSSRTAIGCGTNGSSGDNDIQQVFGYETWGKRYLTAPTAVDNNPMGRQNNIYKIVVKDPAANVYKNGVLFPKTALLRNSYYEYVSNTGDYIESDKPVLVAQYMSSAGSCNNTGGLGDPEMVYISPIEQAINSAGFYRNTMWGITVNYLALVLPKDGLKSLLVDGSNTMDYVYDHPNRAGFSIAIKRWGATTGQSRVTCDSAFVGTVYGLGSVESYAYNVGTLVNNLNAVGAIHNQYDTSKTQNDFTCTNTPVELSILMAYQPTKMVWKLSTLAGVMTPAADVTDLAPVTKGQVMVKGIPYYKYTLPGTYTFNTPGSYDITVLSTHPSIENCNNTERVGYTIEVKNTPGKKLTIDYSGCTLDTITLRGDTSIADNKKHRWYWTYPGNVKDSGQTVYKLFPAGTSNVKLLAISGDGCLADTAFDITAYPKPTASFSADVTALCAGGNVKFTDNSTFNGSKPIGQWYYSYGNTTLKDSTGLPLSQPFNTPGTTTVKHVVKVSEQCVSDTVTTQVSVYAIPVAAFSSPTACIAADGIVQFTGTPTISDNTVITTHAWNFGDAAATPANPNTAAVQSPAHTYGSAGTYTIRYSVTTDKGCTKDSVLTTKFKFKPKLSFAALTPVCQNITGTLKIDKAAVLNGVTGTGVYKGAGVDAAGNLTPANATVGTNTIWYVFNTTDGCADSISSSIVINPKPLASFAALPACLGAAVTVSPANQPGVASYNWNFGNGNTASYTNANQFAVNYTKDSTWQIALATTSNMGCISDTFKQTVTVYPLPVAGFTSPQKVCMPDGTAAFTNNSTLKGNGNLSYAWNFGEAGGTSSDKDPVYHYKNFGPVNVSLTATSDMGCANSITQLFSGFFGQPQAAFAVAPDTLCQGTDNVFTDKSTDNTSNITSWSWQFGDGTTSSTQNPTKKYTDPGEYGVQLLVENAAGCKSAPFNSTVIVYLQPVIDAGPSFTVTQGTLIHFQPTANDSVNLLFRWEPAADFPNPNSFAPQLVAMKDGEYTLTAIGKHNCSASDKLIVKVLKPVTPPTAFSPNGDGINDTWIIKNLSDYPGATVEVFNRYGAKVFSSNGYNTPWDGTSKGGMLPLGTYYYVIRLKNGFQPLTGYVAILK
- a CDS encoding PorP/SprF family type IX secretion system membrane protein; protein product: MRKNFAVLFMLLSAIFAGNRLMAQTDPHFSQYYVYPSWLNPALTGAFDGDYRIAAIYRTQWGNISPFKTYGIAAEVPTNKSINLGASVLNQAAGDAGYNYTTGYISAAYTGVKLDASHYHQLTFGLQAGFMQRKFDPSKFSYGEQWNPITGYNPSNPYTDGVSRTSAGSFDAGAGVLYYDGTPGKAYNIYGGVSVMHLTKPTDQFSANGDAHIPMRFTAHAGVKLNIDDRFSVTPNVLYLQQGSASEKMLGAYAQYNAALETDVLLGLNYRIQDAFTTHVGFLHKNMMLGVSYDINTSDLSKMARGSNSFEISLTFIGRKKVRTPGVDFVCPRL
- a CDS encoding OmpA family protein — encoded protein: MKKIIFTTATALLMAITAQAQLAYNYLRAADDYYKKNDYNSAATYYEKYLSVKGKAIRKESYKPYVAVSATAVKPAANKVSNEQEATFRLAESYRLLHNYERATPYYASVMETSLESYPLSAYYYAVSLRALGKYELAGQVFRQFLERYKADDNFTTSANREVANLDFIIKENNRKDLHLFKMIKAPADLNTTGASYAPLWLTSGTLLFTSTRPLESAHNGTYINRIYTADYEAGETKNIQLFKLEQPGDIHQGTTAISPDGQKLYLTRWHIDHGQKIAAIWVSEKNNDTWSAPVELDSMVNIPGANAQQPFVTGDGKYLLFSSDRPGGYGAFDLWYATLDASGKPVAVANMGETINTAANEQAPFYHSTTGTLVFSSDGRVGMGGYDFFSSKGTPGNWKAPVNMGAPVNSVKDDIYFGSRSNNRNLLDDVLIGTDRDAACCLELFFLHKDRAPRQLSGSVVSCDGGQPVPGATVVIRDAAHTVLATLTTGSDGRYAFTLPEYQPLDMQANATGYTEGNGQVQTPEDPDVETAVNPVICMTPLVTPPAAVVMDNVYYDFDKASLQEASFASLDKLVQMLKEHATMEIELGAHTDSKGSDRHNQRLSEARARSVVDYLVSKGIDPARLTWKGFGASQPVAPNTLSDGSDNPEGRQLNRRTTFTVLKQ
- a CDS encoding type IX secretion system membrane protein PorP/SprF, which produces MKKIVFTGMLLLSMVVVSAQQLPHYTQYIMNPFIINPALAGIENYWDLRLSHRHQWAGLNGAPVTTYMTIQGPLRKSDYAQASPTGFDPEGENPRGRGYWQDYTTPPPHPGAGLTILNDQAGPINRFSITGAYAHHINLSPRTSISAGIGLGMQQISIDTRKVEFYDPNDPVLGTSGIINRWRPDVSFGLWLYSADFFIGAAAQNIVPQKVGFTNGKVAGDSVYGGKLIPHLFMTTGYRLWINDDLTVLPSVMVRMITAAPISFDVNARFMYRDRFWFGASYRIQDGVAGMFGVNINSLINIGYSYDYSTSSLNTVSKGSHEIMIGFLLGNKYGDTCPRNVW
- a CDS encoding collagen-like protein; the encoded protein is MKKFKNFMPYALLLSAILFVVACGKDGAVGPAGPAGADGKTGAQGPAGSQGSKGDTGTANVIYSAWLDQAFAPFTDTAANGRVDTTGWYSVIQASRLTAAMLGKCDVHVYMNVNTPTQPVIVSLPNYDYFNIGFDLRVGGIVMQSSIKASTFTYQGEKVLQYRYIIIPGAVAARGAIDWNNYEQAKAYLKLVD
- a CDS encoding RNA polymerase sigma factor, whose protein sequence is MEKYNHLSDQELVRMYLAGNNPAFTALVLRHKDRIFTTIVLLVRDKALAEDFFQEVFIKIINALKSGQYTENNRFCPWVIRIAHNFCISHFRKAETRNKIFIRFNDAIGDSSHYTDFGPEQKLINTERYREIEEMLDRLPASQREALILRYYAGLNYREMAQTVGISINTALGRVRYALMNIRKQMATEEVAVC